The following proteins come from a genomic window of Aquimarina sp. MAR_2010_214:
- a CDS encoding ABC transporter permease, with the protein MNIWSISLQNIKSKPLYTFLSVFILSLSIALLLGIQQLKRSFKNQIENNLGKIDLVIGAKGSPLQLVLASVLHLDNPTGNISYNEAKKISKNPMVKLAVPISYGDNYKGFRIVGTTYEYTSLYNAELEGGRTVEKSMEVVLGNTVAQQLNLRIGDTFLSTHGLVENSIDIHSDDRLTVVGILKPTEKVIDRLIITNLESVWDVHNHESELDEEDENHTEHNHHNTHEEEKEITSLLINFKSPRALLTFPRKINKRTNLQAVLPKYELNKLYEYTSVGFQTISWIAYLILVISCVTIFISLYKMVKERAFDLAILRTYGASNFQLIKMVIYEGLIIAFSAFLLGFLLIKTGLRMMLRFMQSSYQQNMLKDLPFQEILQIGMLIFMMVILSVSLAIFPIIKMNISTILSNEK; encoded by the coding sequence ATGAATATTTGGAGTATTAGTTTACAAAACATAAAATCTAAACCATTATACACTTTTTTAAGCGTCTTTATCTTATCACTAAGTATTGCGCTTCTTTTAGGAATTCAACAATTAAAAAGGTCTTTCAAAAACCAAATAGAAAATAATTTGGGTAAAATAGATTTAGTTATTGGTGCTAAAGGAAGTCCGTTACAGCTGGTTTTGGCTTCTGTATTACATTTGGACAATCCAACAGGAAATATCTCTTATAATGAAGCAAAAAAAATAAGTAAAAACCCTATGGTTAAATTGGCCGTCCCTATTTCTTATGGTGATAACTATAAAGGGTTTAGAATTGTAGGAACAACCTATGAATATACCTCTCTTTATAATGCCGAATTGGAGGGTGGTCGTACTGTTGAAAAATCTATGGAAGTAGTTTTGGGAAATACCGTGGCCCAACAATTAAACCTTAGAATTGGTGATACGTTTTTAAGCACTCATGGGTTGGTAGAAAACAGTATAGATATACATTCTGATGATAGATTAACTGTAGTAGGTATTTTAAAACCAACAGAAAAAGTAATTGACCGTTTAATCATTACTAACTTAGAAAGCGTCTGGGATGTACATAATCATGAAAGTGAGCTTGATGAAGAAGATGAAAATCATACAGAGCATAACCATCATAATACTCATGAGGAAGAAAAAGAAATAACGTCATTATTAATCAATTTTAAAAGTCCTAGAGCGCTTTTGACTTTTCCTAGAAAAATTAATAAGCGTACCAATCTACAAGCTGTATTGCCTAAATACGAGCTAAATAAATTATATGAATATACAAGTGTTGGGTTTCAAACGATCTCTTGGATAGCCTATCTAATTCTAGTAATTTCTTGTGTTACTATTTTTATTAGTCTATATAAAATGGTCAAGGAACGTGCTTTCGATTTGGCAATTTTACGAACTTATGGAGCGAGTAATTTTCAATTAATAAAAATGGTTATTTATGAAGGGTTAATTATAGCCTTTTCTGCATTTTTATTAGGGTTTTTACTAATTAAAACAGGATTGCGTATGATGCTTCGTTTTATGCAATCGAGTTACCAACAAAACATGCTTAAAGACTTGCCTTTTCAGGAAATATTGCAAATAGGAATGCTAATTTTTATGATGGTTATTTTATCAGTTTCTCTGGCTATATTTCCAATAATTAAGATGAATATCTCAACAATTTTAAGTAATGAGAAATAA
- a CDS encoding GTP-binding protein, giving the protein MESIITVVGFLGAGKTTLLRYLIAEFIDNGWNPFIILNDYENANMDAQQLTQQVDFNNIKALSGSCICCSGIMELRNIVNRIPKRENGITLIEANGTSDACSLMEFLGVGLNDRFLPPIQISVVDVKNWQKRGEHNELESNQIQISSLIVLTHLANTGKNRQALVIKEIKELNPMAKIITMDNLDVSLLLELLPSTNGVQKFEHQKTHWSSCSSDLPNLPNSDCIYAICKALPKCILRVKGCTKIEGESNYTYFERTPDGEVFIRPFKGVPITGTKLLTIGQGSDPYILEKAIKSSLNTSKLLNK; this is encoded by the coding sequence ATGGAGTCTATCATTACTGTTGTTGGATTTTTGGGAGCTGGAAAAACAACATTGCTACGATATTTAATAGCTGAATTTATTGATAATGGTTGGAATCCTTTTATCATTCTCAATGATTATGAAAATGCTAATATGGATGCTCAACAACTTACACAACAAGTTGATTTTAATAACATTAAAGCTCTTAGCGGTAGTTGTATATGTTGTAGTGGTATAATGGAACTTAGAAATATAGTGAATAGAATTCCTAAAAGAGAAAATGGAATTACTCTAATTGAAGCTAACGGAACTTCTGATGCTTGTTCCTTAATGGAATTTCTTGGTGTTGGATTAAATGATAGGTTTTTACCTCCAATTCAAATATCTGTTGTAGATGTTAAAAACTGGCAAAAGCGAGGAGAACACAATGAACTGGAATCAAATCAAATTCAGATTTCTTCGCTTATTGTACTAACACATCTTGCAAACACAGGAAAAAATAGACAAGCTTTAGTCATTAAGGAAATAAAAGAACTCAACCCAATGGCTAAAATTATAACAATGGATAATTTGGATGTTTCTCTTCTTCTGGAGCTCTTACCATCTACTAATGGTGTTCAAAAATTTGAACATCAAAAAACACATTGGTCTTCTTGCTCTTCAGACTTACCAAATTTACCTAACTCAGATTGTATTTATGCCATTTGTAAAGCATTACCTAAATGCATACTAAGAGTGAAAGGTTGTACTAAAATTGAGGGAGAAAGCAATTATACCTATTTTGAAAGGACTCCAGATGGAGAAGTGTTTATTAGGCCGTTTAAAGGAGTTCCCATAACAGGTACCAAACTTTTAACTATTGGGCAAGGTAGCGACCCTTACATTCTAGAAAAAGCAATCAAATCAAGTCTTAATACATCAAAATTGTTGAATAAATGA
- a CDS encoding TetR/AcrR family transcriptional regulator yields MAKLQKSIDKRNALVKATIELVNNSGFHATPMSKIAKMANVSPATIYLYFENKQDLVNQTYIEVKAKYTAYAFKTYNEDMPIEEGFELIWKRIADFKFKQYENAMFLTQCDNTPMIDEESRQEGIKHLQPLLHLWARGKKEGIIKPISDYLLYAYAINPLSFLMISQKRGAINLDKTLLEEAYQSAWNSIKL; encoded by the coding sequence ATGGCCAAACTTCAAAAAAGTATAGATAAACGAAATGCACTTGTTAAAGCAACGATAGAATTGGTTAACAATAGTGGTTTTCATGCAACACCAATGAGTAAGATTGCTAAAATGGCAAACGTGTCACCTGCAACTATCTATTTGTATTTTGAAAACAAACAAGATTTAGTAAATCAAACTTATATAGAAGTAAAAGCTAAATACACAGCATATGCTTTTAAAACTTATAATGAAGACATGCCTATTGAAGAAGGTTTTGAACTCATATGGAAACGTATTGCAGACTTTAAATTTAAACAGTACGAAAATGCAATGTTTTTAACTCAATGTGATAATACACCAATGATTGATGAAGAAAGTCGACAAGAAGGTATAAAACATTTACAACCACTACTCCACCTTTGGGCTCGTGGTAAAAAAGAAGGTATTATAAAGCCAATCTCAGATTACCTATTGTATGCCTATGCTATAAATCCATTATCGTTCTTAATGATATCACAAAAACGTGGAGCAATCAACCTAGATAAAACGCTATTGGAAGAAGCCTATCAATCTGCCTGGAACAGTATAAAACTTTAA
- a CDS encoding NAD(P)H-dependent oxidoreductase — protein sequence MELLDKLNWRYAAKAMNGEKVSQEKIDNIIEAARLAPTSSGLQPFEIIVVKNQKIKEQIRPIAWNQSVITDCSHLLVFAAWDTYTEDRINYMFDLTNEIRGFKNEGWENYRQMLLKMYPQQDAEINFNHAAKQAYIAFSQAIIAAAYEGVDATPLEGFEADKLDEILDLRAKGLRSAVMLPIGYRDTDSDWLVNLVKVRKSTEDLVTVIE from the coding sequence ATGGAATTATTAGACAAATTGAACTGGAGATATGCTGCAAAAGCAATGAATGGAGAAAAAGTATCTCAAGAGAAGATTGACAATATTATTGAAGCTGCTCGTTTAGCTCCTACATCAAGTGGTTTGCAGCCTTTTGAAATAATTGTGGTTAAAAATCAAAAGATTAAAGAACAAATTAGACCAATAGCTTGGAACCAATCTGTAATTACCGACTGCTCTCACCTACTCGTTTTTGCTGCGTGGGATACCTATACAGAAGATAGAATTAACTATATGTTTGATTTAACGAATGAAATTCGCGGATTTAAAAATGAAGGTTGGGAAAACTACCGACAAATGTTATTGAAAATGTATCCACAACAAGATGCCGAAATAAACTTTAATCACGCTGCTAAACAAGCATACATCGCTTTTTCGCAGGCAATTATTGCTGCTGCTTACGAAGGTGTAGATGCAACTCCATTAGAAGGATTTGAAGCAGATAAATTAGATGAAATTTTAGACTTAAGAGCAAAAGGTTTACGTAGTGCAGTGATGTTACCAATTGGTTACAGAGATACAGATAGCGATTGGTTGGTTAATCTTGTAAAGGTCAGAAAAAGTACAGAAGATTTAGTAACAGTAATAGAATAA
- a CDS encoding ABC transporter ATP-binding protein: protein MLKFKMVQTDNLTFQYKKGEYIFRFPNIALEKQENLLILGKSGIGKTTLLHLLAGILKPVSGKVIIDKVDLGCLKNNKLDTFRGKNIGLVFQKKHAIQSLYVFENLQARLFFSKKPINNEEIQMLLKQLGLSEFIKSKISELSEGQLQRLGIALSVIHNPQVILADEPTSSLDDENCKIVIELLKNQAEQTNANLIVITHDHRIKSYFQNSITL from the coding sequence GTGTTAAAATTTAAAATGGTACAAACAGATAATCTTACATTTCAATATAAAAAAGGAGAATACATTTTCAGGTTTCCTAATATAGCTTTAGAAAAGCAAGAAAATTTACTAATTTTAGGTAAATCTGGGATTGGAAAGACCACTCTTTTGCATCTTTTAGCTGGGATATTGAAACCCGTTAGTGGAAAAGTAATTATAGACAAAGTCGACTTAGGATGCCTAAAAAATAATAAATTAGATACATTTAGAGGTAAAAATATTGGGCTTGTTTTTCAAAAAAAACATGCTATTCAATCTTTATATGTATTTGAAAATTTACAAGCGCGCCTTTTTTTCAGCAAAAAACCTATAAACAATGAGGAGATTCAAATGCTGTTAAAGCAATTAGGTTTATCTGAGTTTATAAAAAGTAAAATTAGCGAGCTTAGTGAAGGGCAATTACAACGATTAGGTATTGCATTATCAGTAATACATAATCCGCAGGTTATTTTAGCAGATGAACCCACTTCTAGTTTAGATGATGAAAACTGTAAAATTGTCATTGAGTTACTAAAAAATCAGGCAGAACAAACCAATGCCAATTTGATTGTTATTACTCACGACCATAGAATAAAATCATATTTCCAAAATTCAATTACATTATGA
- the mog gene encoding molybdopterin adenylyltransferase translates to MLAVKIGIITVSDRASAGVYEDISGKAIIDTLNEYLISTWEKIYEVVPDEQEVIEKTIINMVDNQNCCLVITTGGTGPAKRDVTPEATEAVCDRLMPGFGELMRAESLKYVPTAILSRQTAGLRKNSLIINLPGKPKSIKECLDAVFPAVPYCIDLMEGPFLECNEDVVKPFRPKKK, encoded by the coding sequence ATGCTAGCAGTCAAAATAGGAATCATAACTGTAAGTGACAGAGCAAGTGCTGGAGTTTATGAAGACATAAGTGGAAAAGCAATCATAGATACTTTAAATGAATATTTAATTTCAACTTGGGAAAAGATATATGAAGTAGTTCCAGATGAACAAGAGGTTATTGAAAAAACCATCATTAACATGGTGGATAATCAAAATTGCTGTTTGGTTATTACAACTGGTGGTACAGGCCCTGCTAAAAGGGATGTTACACCTGAGGCCACCGAGGCTGTATGTGATCGCTTGATGCCAGGTTTTGGAGAGCTCATGAGAGCTGAATCATTAAAATATGTGCCTACTGCTATTCTTTCAAGACAAACTGCTGGTCTTAGGAAAAATAGCTTAATTATTAATCTACCAGGAAAACCAAAATCAATAAAAGAATGTTTAGATGCTGTTTTTCCTGCTGTACCATATTGTATAGATCTTATGGAAGGCCCTTTCTTAGAATGTAATGAAGATGTTGTAAAGCCTTTCAGGCCAAAGAAAAAATAA
- a CDS encoding DoxX family membrane protein, whose protein sequence is MNTDYKKTSVIQNILRILLGAFMFYAGIGHLTFLRTEFQSQVPTWITTDKGFMDFIVLASGVVEIIFGVLMIFGGRLKVITGIVLAIFYILIFPGNINQYVNQIDSFGLDNDNQRLIRLFFQPVLIIWALWSTGALKYLMRRKSKQ, encoded by the coding sequence ATGAATACAGATTATAAAAAAACAAGTGTCATTCAAAATATCTTGAGAATTCTATTAGGCGCTTTTATGTTCTATGCTGGAATAGGACATTTAACTTTCCTTCGGACTGAATTTCAATCACAAGTCCCAACTTGGATAACAACAGATAAAGGGTTTATGGACTTTATTGTATTGGCGTCAGGAGTTGTAGAAATTATTTTTGGGGTTCTAATGATTTTTGGAGGTAGATTAAAAGTTATAACAGGTATTGTATTGGCAATCTTCTATATCCTTATTTTCCCAGGAAATATTAATCAATATGTAAATCAAATTGATTCTTTTGGTTTAGATAATGATAATCAAAGGTTAATTAGGTTGTTTTTTCAACCCGTTTTAATTATTTGGGCTTTATGGTCAACAGGAGCTCTAAAGTATTTAATGAGAAGAAAATCAAAGCAATAA
- a CDS encoding GTP-binding protein yields the protein MKKLPVTVLSGFLGAGKTTLLNHVLHNKKGLKVAVIVNDMSEVNIDAQFIENENTLSRTEEKLVEMSNGCICCTLREDLMVEVEKLASQNKFDYLLIESTGISEPIPVAQTFTFESEDGKIDLSRFSYIDTMLTVVDAFNFLKDFSSADYLATRSLTNIEGDDRTIVNLLTDQIEFANVIIINKIDLVTEEQVEELRAIIHSLNPEALIINTNESKVELENVLNTGLFDYEKAEASAGWIKELENEHVPETEEYGISSFVFRSKKPFHPERFLNYLNQCFPQNIIRSKGLFWLASRSNQALVWSSAGGSCKADNAGVWWASMPFAERVSYPSFSENKDQIESDWDAQFGDRKTELVFIGQHLNKEKMITELEDCILTEPEIQVWKKQLFPQQDRWPITE from the coding sequence ATGAAAAAATTACCCGTAACCGTATTAAGTGGTTTTCTAGGAGCTGGAAAAACCACATTACTAAACCATGTATTACATAACAAAAAAGGCTTAAAAGTTGCAGTTATTGTTAATGATATGAGTGAAGTAAATATTGATGCTCAATTCATTGAAAATGAAAATACGCTTTCTAGAACCGAAGAAAAATTGGTAGAAATGTCTAACGGGTGCATTTGTTGTACGCTACGCGAAGACCTTATGGTAGAGGTAGAAAAGTTAGCATCTCAAAACAAATTTGATTATTTATTAATCGAAAGTACTGGGATAAGTGAGCCAATTCCTGTGGCACAAACCTTTACTTTTGAAAGTGAAGATGGTAAGATAGATTTAAGCCGATTCAGTTATATAGACACTATGCTAACAGTAGTCGACGCGTTTAATTTTTTAAAAGATTTTTCGAGTGCAGATTATCTTGCAACAAGGTCGCTTACTAATATAGAAGGTGATGATAGAACCATTGTGAATTTATTGACTGATCAAATTGAATTTGCCAACGTTATTATTATCAATAAAATTGATTTGGTAACTGAAGAGCAAGTAGAAGAACTTCGGGCTATTATTCATAGCCTAAATCCAGAAGCACTTATTATTAATACGAATGAATCTAAAGTTGAACTGGAAAATGTTCTCAATACAGGTTTGTTTGATTATGAAAAGGCCGAAGCTTCTGCAGGATGGATAAAAGAATTAGAAAATGAACATGTGCCAGAAACCGAAGAATACGGAATAAGTTCCTTTGTTTTTAGAAGTAAAAAACCATTTCACCCAGAGCGTTTTTTAAACTATCTAAATCAATGTTTCCCTCAAAATATTATTAGAAGTAAAGGGCTATTTTGGTTAGCTTCAAGATCTAACCAAGCCTTAGTTTGGAGCTCTGCAGGAGGTTCTTGCAAAGCTGACAATGCAGGTGTTTGGTGGGCATCTATGCCTTTTGCAGAACGAGTTAGCTATCCTTCTTTTTCTGAAAATAAAGATCAAATTGAATCAGATTGGGATGCTCAATTTGGTGACAGGAAAACAGAATTGGTCTTTATAGGGCAACATCTAAACAAAGAAAAAATGATTACTGAGTTGGAGGATTGTATCCTCACAGAGCCTGAAATACAAGTATGGAAAAAACAATTGTTCCCTCAACAAGATCGTTGGCCAATAACAGAATAA
- a CDS encoding iron-containing alcohol dehydrogenase, protein MNNFQYKNPTKVLFGKGQIENISNEIPKDAKVLLLYGGGSIKKNGIYEQVKTALSKVNVIEFGGIPANPEYEVLLKALDIIKEEKVTFLLAVGGGSVIDGTKFLSAASLFEGETPWDILSKNIRTEKGMPFGSVLTLPATGSEMNSGAVITRAETKEKFAMGGPGLFPQFSILDPEVIKSIPKRQIANGLADSFTHVLEQYMTYSVDAKLQDRFAESILQTLIEIAPTMLKDEFDYKAASNFMWSCTMALNGLIQQGVPSDWAIHMMGHELTALFGIDHARTLAIITESHYKVNLEDKQEKLAQYAERVWNVTDGTLEEKALAGIEKTTEFFKSLGIDTKLSDYTKDYIGTAEIISKRFEERGWKGIGEKGKVTPALVEKIVEMSY, encoded by the coding sequence ATGAATAATTTTCAATATAAAAATCCGACAAAAGTTCTATTTGGTAAAGGTCAAATAGAAAACATTAGCAATGAAATTCCTAAGGACGCCAAAGTATTACTGCTTTATGGTGGAGGAAGTATTAAAAAGAATGGTATTTATGAACAAGTAAAAACAGCTTTATCTAAAGTGAATGTGATTGAGTTTGGAGGAATTCCTGCCAATCCAGAATACGAAGTATTACTAAAAGCTTTAGATATTATTAAAGAAGAAAAAGTAACATTCTTATTAGCTGTTGGTGGTGGTTCTGTAATTGATGGCACAAAATTCTTATCGGCTGCATCATTATTTGAAGGAGAAACTCCTTGGGATATCTTATCAAAAAATATTAGAACTGAAAAAGGGATGCCTTTTGGATCTGTTTTAACTTTACCTGCTACTGGTTCAGAAATGAATTCAGGTGCTGTGATTACAAGAGCAGAAACCAAAGAAAAATTTGCAATGGGAGGTCCAGGATTGTTTCCACAATTCTCAATTCTAGATCCTGAAGTCATAAAATCGATTCCTAAACGTCAAATAGCAAATGGTTTGGCAGATTCATTTACTCACGTTTTAGAACAATACATGACCTATTCGGTAGATGCTAAATTACAAGACCGTTTTGCTGAAAGTATTTTGCAAACTTTGATTGAAATTGCACCAACCATGTTGAAGGATGAGTTTGATTATAAAGCAGCTTCAAATTTTATGTGGAGCTGTACTATGGCTTTAAACGGATTGATTCAGCAAGGTGTACCAAGTGATTGGGCAATTCATATGATGGGACACGAATTAACTGCTTTATTTGGAATAGATCACGCAAGAACCTTGGCCATTATAACTGAAAGTCATTACAAAGTAAACCTTGAAGACAAACAAGAAAAATTGGCACAATATGCTGAACGTGTTTGGAATGTTACTGATGGAACTTTGGAAGAAAAAGCATTGGCTGGAATTGAAAAAACAACGGAGTTTTTCAAATCGTTAGGAATCGACACAAAATTGTCTGATTATACTAAAGATTATATAGGTACAGCTGAAATTATTTCAAAACGTTTTGAAGAAAGAGGTTGGAAAGGTATTGGAGAAAAAGGAAAAGTTACTCCTGCTCTAGTTGAAAAAATAGTTGAAATGAGTTATTAA
- a CDS encoding serine hydrolase: MFNQQKTKFRHLTSTTLLALLISISSNAAWPIIAIDTIIEESGKPTDSLMNQSKCIQVQNKDVIRSFNDHIISKSEMDAFIKQQMDSLNMPGLSIAFINNDKIVYHNALGVKNNETQEKVDNATVFDAASMSKTVFSFFTMKMVDDGLLALDTPLYTYMEYPDIAYDERYKLITARMVLSHTSGFPNWRFLDQKGNYNPDGKLTIQFEPGTKFQYSGEGYEYLAKVISHLKGVEKNGLQGLINTAIFEPLAIKNTSFVWNDYIENHRADGHLKGKPNKGYSSSAKDPNFKASASLQTEAKAFANFLMAIMNNKILSEKSHQELLKIQSSSLATKKSKERKYGLGIVIEESDYGTNYFHGGDNLSNTAFYMFNKEKKVGYVFFTNSEHNDSFNKNLLKLMMYK, translated from the coding sequence ATGTTTAATCAACAAAAAACAAAATTCAGGCATCTCACGAGTACAACTTTATTAGCATTACTAATTTCTATATCTTCTAATGCGGCTTGGCCTATTATAGCTATAGATACCATCATAGAAGAAAGCGGCAAACCAACCGATTCATTAATGAATCAATCAAAATGCATTCAGGTTCAGAATAAAGATGTTATTCGCTCTTTTAACGATCATATTATTTCTAAATCTGAAATGGATGCCTTTATAAAACAGCAAATGGACTCACTTAATATGCCAGGACTATCAATAGCATTTATTAATAACGATAAAATAGTATATCACAATGCATTAGGAGTTAAAAACAATGAAACCCAAGAAAAAGTAGACAATGCTACAGTTTTTGATGCTGCTTCTATGTCTAAAACTGTATTTAGCTTTTTTACAATGAAAATGGTAGATGATGGTCTTCTGGCCTTGGATACACCATTATATACTTATATGGAATATCCAGATATAGCTTATGATGAGCGCTATAAATTAATTACAGCTAGAATGGTGTTATCACATACTAGTGGATTTCCTAATTGGAGATTTCTTGATCAAAAAGGAAATTATAACCCCGATGGTAAGCTTACCATACAGTTTGAACCTGGAACTAAATTTCAATATTCGGGAGAAGGTTATGAATATCTCGCTAAAGTAATTTCGCATCTAAAAGGCGTTGAAAAGAATGGACTACAAGGTTTAATTAACACAGCTATTTTTGAACCTCTAGCAATTAAAAACACGAGTTTTGTCTGGAACGATTATATAGAAAACCATCGTGCAGATGGTCATTTAAAGGGTAAACCAAACAAAGGATATAGCAGCAGTGCCAAAGACCCTAATTTTAAGGCATCGGCCAGCTTACAAACAGAAGCTAAAGCATTTGCAAATTTTCTAATGGCAATTATGAATAATAAAATATTATCAGAAAAGAGTCATCAAGAGCTATTAAAAATACAATCAAGCTCACTAGCAACTAAAAAATCTAAAGAGCGTAAATATGGATTAGGGATTGTTATTGAAGAATCTGATTACGGTACTAATTATTTTCATGGAGGCGATAATTTAAGCAATACAGCATTCTATATGTTCAATAAAGAAAAGAAAGTTGGCTATGTATTTTTTACTAATTCAGAACATAACGACAGTTTTAACAAAAACTTACTTAAATTAATGATGTATAAGTAA